In Treponema vincentii, a single window of DNA contains:
- a CDS encoding cyclic pyranopterin monophosphate synthase MoaC has protein sequence MEKKQLNHFDSSGKAVMVDVAGKDETKRIAVTHGFISMNAEAFLAVREGSVKKGDVLGIARVAGIMAVKKTPELIPLCHTLQVTSAGIDFP, from the coding sequence ATGGAAAAAAAACAACTTAATCACTTTGACTCCTCCGGTAAAGCCGTGATGGTGGATGTCGCCGGTAAGGATGAGACAAAAAGAATAGCGGTTACGCACGGCTTTATCAGCATGAATGCGGAGGCCTTTCTTGCGGTACGCGAAGGCAGCGTTAAAAAAGGCGATGTGCTGGGAATTGCGCGGGTTGCCGGAATTATGGCGGTAAAAAAGACGCCGGAGCTTATCCCCCTCTGCCATACGCTGCAGGTTACGAGCGCCGGTATTGACTTTCCGTGA
- the metG gene encoding methionine--tRNA ligase encodes MKRKLITSALPYVNNIPHLGNLIQVLSADVFARFCRLRGYTSLYVCGTDEYGTATETKALEEGKTPRELCDYYHAIHRDIYHWFNIAFDYFGRTSTPQQTEIVQGLFKDIDKNGFIKEHAIEQLYCAHCNRFLADRYVRGTCPHCGYEDARGDQCEACGKLLEPTELKAPRCSTCGATPEPRSTKHLYIDLPGIVPQYEPWMQKASVEGQWSNNAVQMTKGWLRDGLQERAITRDLKWGIPVPKAGFEDKVFYVWFDAPIGYISITKCFTDLTGADWKNWWLEQNDIELFQFIGKDNIPFHTVIFPSSLIASGKDWVKLHHISSSEYLNYESGKFSKSKGIGVFGSDAKDSGIPADMWRFYIFYNRPEKNDALFTWKDFQERVNSELVGNLCNLINRTLTFVSRYYDGVIPQRDGMASAREDVRAVTEGLRAAAKYSIEKITALLEEAELRDAFHELFALSSVANKAFQDGEPWKNREADPEKAEALLFELCYLIKDLLILMHPYMPEYADAVASFLGIKIWSGNIFDWEHPVQPRPENVLAWDNLLERRGLERVQKPAIIFKTLENDAIAAYRERYAGSQKERAAQAGKQAAGKQAGGEQGGKKQQSAGSKNEKQKAKPEWADVPPEKLFTDYISLKTAKIISVEKHPDADKLFVETIDDGSEGERVILSGLAPYFAPEELVGADIILAENLKPRKMRGIESKGMLLASHYTDADGTERVELVGMPGAAAGTPVTLEGAEATTPPVQKPQAIDAELFFAVPFTVEDFRVCAAGKQLLVNGKPLVMKHVKSGTVQ; translated from the coding sequence ATGAAACGAAAATTGATAACTTCAGCTCTCCCTTATGTGAATAATATCCCGCACCTCGGGAATTTAATCCAAGTTTTGTCCGCCGATGTCTTTGCACGTTTTTGCAGACTCCGCGGATATACAAGCTTATATGTATGCGGTACCGACGAATACGGTACGGCGACCGAAACAAAAGCCCTCGAAGAAGGGAAAACGCCGCGTGAATTGTGCGATTACTACCATGCGATCCACCGCGATATTTATCATTGGTTCAATATTGCATTTGATTACTTCGGACGCACCTCCACACCTCAGCAGACCGAAATCGTGCAGGGGCTTTTTAAAGATATTGATAAAAACGGTTTTATAAAAGAACATGCCATAGAACAGCTCTACTGTGCACACTGTAACCGCTTTTTGGCAGACCGCTATGTACGTGGTACCTGTCCCCACTGCGGCTACGAAGATGCGCGTGGCGATCAGTGTGAAGCCTGCGGCAAGCTGCTGGAACCGACCGAGCTGAAAGCTCCCCGCTGTTCAACCTGCGGTGCTACTCCGGAGCCGCGCAGTACCAAGCACCTCTACATCGACTTGCCGGGCATCGTGCCGCAGTATGAACCATGGATGCAAAAGGCAAGCGTAGAAGGGCAGTGGAGCAACAATGCCGTGCAGATGACCAAAGGCTGGCTGCGCGACGGTTTACAGGAACGCGCTATCACCCGCGACCTTAAATGGGGCATCCCCGTCCCGAAAGCGGGCTTTGAAGATAAGGTGTTCTACGTTTGGTTCGATGCCCCGATCGGGTATATCTCAATTACAAAATGCTTTACCGATTTAACCGGAGCCGATTGGAAAAACTGGTGGCTTGAGCAAAACGACATCGAGCTGTTTCAGTTCATCGGAAAAGACAATATCCCCTTCCATACGGTGATTTTTCCCAGCTCGCTCATTGCGTCGGGAAAGGATTGGGTAAAGCTCCATCATATTTCAAGCAGCGAGTACCTCAACTATGAGTCCGGCAAGTTTTCCAAATCGAAGGGAATCGGTGTGTTTGGCTCCGATGCCAAGGATTCGGGGATTCCGGCGGATATGTGGCGTTTCTACATCTTCTATAACCGCCCTGAAAAGAACGATGCCCTGTTTACGTGGAAGGATTTTCAGGAGCGTGTAAACAGCGAGCTGGTCGGGAACCTGTGTAATCTGATAAACCGGACGCTCACCTTTGTGTCGCGCTATTATGACGGCGTTATCCCGCAGCGGGATGGGATGGCTTCCGCCCGTGAAGATGTCCGCGCGGTTACGGAAGGCTTGCGCGCTGCAGCAAAGTACAGCATTGAAAAAATCACCGCACTGCTTGAAGAAGCGGAACTGCGCGATGCCTTCCACGAGCTGTTTGCGCTTTCCTCCGTTGCCAACAAAGCGTTCCAAGACGGAGAGCCGTGGAAAAACCGCGAGGCTGATCCCGAAAAAGCGGAGGCGCTCCTCTTCGAACTGTGCTATTTAATCAAGGATTTGCTGATATTGATGCACCCGTATATGCCGGAATACGCCGATGCAGTTGCTTCGTTCTTAGGTATTAAGATATGGTCGGGCAATATCTTTGACTGGGAACATCCCGTGCAGCCCCGTCCCGAAAATGTCCTTGCGTGGGACAATCTCTTAGAGCGGCGTGGTTTGGAGCGGGTACAAAAGCCTGCAATCATCTTTAAAACGCTGGAAAACGATGCGATTGCAGCATATCGCGAACGCTATGCAGGAAGTCAGAAGGAACGCGCCGCGCAAGCCGGAAAACAGGCAGCGGGAAAGCAAGCCGGCGGGGAACAGGGCGGAAAAAAACAGCAGAGTGCGGGAAGCAAAAACGAGAAGCAGAAAGCCAAGCCGGAATGGGCGGATGTTCCTCCCGAAAAGCTGTTTACCGATTATATTTCGTTAAAAACCGCGAAGATCATTTCCGTGGAAAAACATCCCGATGCGGATAAGCTCTTTGTGGAAACCATTGACGACGGCTCGGAAGGCGAGCGGGTTATCCTGTCCGGCTTAGCGCCGTATTTTGCGCCGGAAGAGCTGGTTGGTGCGGATATTATTCTCGCAGAAAACTTAAAGCCGCGGAAAATGCGCGGAATTGAATCGAAGGGAATGCTCTTAGCGTCCCATTATACCGATGCGGACGGAACCGAGCGGGTTGAACTGGTTGGTATGCCCGGTGCGGCTGCCGGTACGCCGGTAACACTGGAAGGCGCTGAAGCAACTACGCCGCCAGTACAGAAACCTCAAGCCATCGATGCGGAGTTGTTCTTTGCAGTGCCCTTTACGGTAGAAGATTTCCGGGTATGCGCCGCCGGAAAACAGCTGTTGGTAAACGGCAAACCGCTCGTAATGAAGCACGTTAAATCCGGGACGGTACAGTAA
- a CDS encoding ABC transporter ATP-binding protein, which produces MAKVELKGIGKIYDGNVRAVENANIVIEDQEFVVFVGPSGCGKSTTLRMIAGLEEISEGDLYIDGERMNDIPPKDRNIAMVFQNYALYPHMTVYDNMAFGLKIRKVDKQEIERRVHEAARILDIEKLLDRKPKALSGGQRQRVAVGRAIVRNPKVFLFDEPLSNLDAKLRVQMRAEISDLHNRLKATMIYVTHDQVEAMTMGDKIVVMKDGKVQQIGSPLYLYNHPVNKFVAGFIGSPPMNFLNVKVIEKNGSIAIDEGTFVLQPTEDQQKHLKKYIGKNVFFGIRPEDLQLVAESDNAKNSMTLKITVKEPLGAETHLYLASKNQQVIARTFNTVEAGIGESLHFVPNMEKARFFDNETEANICEDVQKQ; this is translated from the coding sequence ATGGCAAAAGTTGAATTGAAAGGTATCGGCAAAATTTACGATGGAAATGTCCGTGCAGTAGAAAATGCCAATATCGTTATTGAAGATCAAGAATTTGTTGTATTCGTCGGACCGTCCGGCTGCGGTAAATCGACAACACTCCGCATGATAGCAGGGCTTGAAGAAATCAGTGAAGGTGACCTGTACATAGACGGTGAACGTATGAACGATATTCCACCCAAAGACCGCAACATCGCAATGGTTTTCCAAAACTATGCACTGTATCCGCACATGACTGTCTATGACAATATGGCATTCGGATTGAAGATACGTAAAGTTGATAAACAAGAAATTGAACGCCGCGTGCATGAAGCTGCCCGCATTCTCGACATTGAAAAGCTTCTTGACCGTAAACCTAAGGCTCTTTCGGGCGGGCAGCGTCAGCGTGTTGCGGTAGGACGTGCTATTGTCCGTAACCCAAAAGTATTCTTATTTGACGAACCGCTTTCCAACCTCGATGCAAAGCTCCGCGTCCAAATGCGCGCCGAAATTTCCGACTTGCATAACCGTTTAAAAGCCACAATGATCTACGTTACGCATGATCAGGTTGAAGCGATGACAATGGGAGATAAAATCGTTGTTATGAAAGATGGAAAGGTACAGCAAATTGGCTCTCCGCTCTACCTCTACAATCATCCCGTAAATAAATTCGTAGCAGGATTTATCGGTTCGCCGCCTATGAATTTCTTAAATGTTAAAGTAATAGAAAAAAATGGCAGCATTGCTATCGATGAAGGTACCTTCGTCTTACAACCTACCGAAGATCAGCAAAAACACTTAAAGAAGTATATCGGTAAAAACGTATTCTTCGGTATTCGACCGGAAGATTTACAGCTTGTTGCCGAAAGCGATAACGCTAAAAATAGCATGACACTCAAGATAACCGTTAAAGAACCGCTCGGAGCAGAAACACACCTCTATCTGGCCTCAAAAAACCAGCAGGTCATCGCCCGTACATTCAATACCGTCGAAGCAGGCATCGGAGAATCGCTTCACTTTGTTCCTAATATGGAAAAAGCACGTTTCTTCGATAACGAAACGGAAGCAAATATCTGTGAAGATGTTCAAAAGCAATAA
- the tgt gene encoding tRNA guanosine(34) transglycosylase Tgt has protein sequence MRERKNIYTLLHQDAGSAARTGVIRLPHGTVQTPAFMPVGTAATVKGITKDDLHEIGFEIILANTYHLFLRPGMDVIKQAGGLHGFSGWNKTFLTDSGGFQVFSLSQLRKIKEEGVTFQSHIDGSRQFLSPEIAVQVQAAFNSDIQMQLDICSPYGIPKKETEKALTLTTAWMHRAVREWDQTEGYEGSLFPIIQGGFFEDLRLRSIESIMECDPHGIAIGGLSVGEPEEVYKEFLAFTAAHVPKHKPLYVMGIGTPDYILEAVKNGVDIFDCVLPSRNARNGNLFTRTGPISIKKKEYEYDFGPIDPSCSCKVCRNYSRAYLRHLFRCKEILYSMLATYHNLAFLHRMVTEIREAITEDRFSEYYRRFLKDYYGKKTT, from the coding sequence ATGAGAGAACGAAAAAATATCTATACGCTTTTACATCAGGATGCAGGTTCAGCTGCCCGCACGGGAGTGATACGCCTGCCTCACGGTACGGTGCAAACCCCCGCCTTTATGCCGGTGGGAACGGCCGCGACGGTAAAAGGTATAACCAAGGATGATTTACACGAAATAGGTTTTGAAATCATTTTAGCGAATACCTATCACCTCTTTTTGCGGCCGGGTATGGACGTTATCAAGCAGGCGGGCGGGCTGCACGGATTTTCCGGTTGGAATAAAACCTTTTTGACGGATTCGGGCGGATTTCAGGTATTCTCGCTGTCTCAGCTGCGGAAAATCAAGGAAGAAGGCGTAACATTTCAGAGCCATATCGACGGCAGCAGGCAGTTTTTAAGCCCCGAAATCGCGGTGCAGGTGCAGGCCGCCTTTAATAGCGACATTCAAATGCAGCTCGATATCTGTTCCCCCTACGGTATTCCCAAAAAGGAAACCGAAAAAGCGCTGACGCTCACAACCGCGTGGATGCATCGGGCGGTGCGGGAATGGGATCAAACGGAAGGGTACGAGGGAAGCCTTTTCCCGATTATACAAGGCGGCTTTTTTGAAGATCTCCGCCTCAGAAGTATCGAATCGATTATGGAATGTGATCCGCACGGTATCGCAATCGGCGGCCTTTCCGTCGGCGAACCTGAGGAGGTATACAAGGAATTTTTAGCCTTTACCGCCGCGCATGTTCCCAAACATAAACCGCTCTATGTGATGGGCATCGGCACCCCCGATTATATTTTAGAGGCGGTAAAGAACGGTGTCGATATTTTTGACTGCGTGCTTCCGTCGCGGAATGCACGGAACGGAAACTTGTTTACCCGTACCGGTCCCATCTCAATTAAAAAGAAAGAATATGAATACGATTTCGGCCCGATCGATCCGAGCTGCTCCTGCAAGGTATGCCGGAATTACAGCCGCGCGTATCTGCGGCACCTGTTCCGCTGTAAGGAGATTCTGTATTCAATGCTTGCAACCTACCACAACTTAGCATTCCTCCATCGAATGGTTACCGAAATCAGGGAAGCAATTACCGAAGATCGCTTTTCGGAATACTACCGCCGCTTCCTGAAAGACTATTATGGAAAAAAAACAACTTAA
- a CDS encoding ABC transporter substrate-binding protein: MNAKKADVAADIEFWTFPNFTSETGVEGDFEKSLIAAFEKENPSIKVHFTLISFTDGAEKIEKAIAEGNAPDIIYDAPGRIIGWAGKGLLEPLDDVLATEKPYITTELLTVSAGKDRRTYMYPMHEGAFSMAFNKEMLEDLGLINLLPYKRRDRQWTVEEYERLLTALKEKLPAGTVPGVFYYKNMGGDQGTRAFLVNLYGNANLLNGDYSSYIYNSTQAVRNVDWTVRAMKRGLLLDGKDLTSNDAIAMFVSAKAAHTILYSPQLNKMNDGKRRYKGKDFTPIYMPFPNNADAPLLEFLAGGACVFNNGNANKIKAAKKFLHFAATDEVWAPKLINATGGFPASSKIQIETEDAEILYNSVLQRFFGQYYNNITGFGQMRGYWNTLLKEVASGNDIQAALNRFVQNSNAALKE, encoded by the coding sequence ATGAATGCTAAAAAAGCCGATGTCGCTGCGGATATTGAATTTTGGACATTTCCCAATTTTACCTCCGAAACCGGCGTCGAAGGAGATTTTGAAAAGAGTTTAATTGCCGCGTTTGAAAAAGAGAATCCTTCTATTAAGGTACATTTTACATTGATAAGTTTTACCGATGGAGCGGAAAAGATTGAAAAAGCTATAGCGGAAGGCAATGCTCCCGACATTATCTATGATGCGCCCGGTCGCATCATCGGTTGGGCTGGAAAGGGCTTGCTTGAACCGCTGGATGATGTGCTCGCAACTGAAAAACCGTATATTACTACCGAGCTTTTAACGGTGTCTGCCGGTAAGGATAGACGCACCTATATGTACCCCATGCATGAAGGTGCTTTTTCGATGGCGTTTAATAAAGAAATGCTCGAAGACCTTGGCCTTATCAATTTATTGCCGTATAAGCGGAGAGACCGCCAGTGGACGGTTGAGGAGTATGAAAGGCTTTTAACAGCCCTTAAAGAGAAGCTTCCTGCAGGAACCGTCCCGGGCGTTTTCTATTATAAAAATATGGGTGGCGACCAAGGTACCAGAGCTTTTTTGGTCAACCTTTACGGAAATGCAAATCTGTTAAATGGAGATTATTCAAGTTACATTTATAATTCCACCCAAGCGGTACGGAATGTAGACTGGACGGTACGTGCAATGAAACGGGGGCTCTTGCTCGACGGAAAGGATCTTACTTCAAATGATGCGATTGCAATGTTCGTTTCCGCTAAAGCCGCTCACACTATCTTGTATTCTCCTCAACTTAATAAAATGAATGACGGTAAACGGCGGTATAAAGGAAAAGATTTTACGCCGATCTATATGCCGTTTCCGAATAATGCCGACGCTCCGCTCCTTGAGTTTTTGGCGGGCGGTGCTTGTGTCTTTAACAACGGCAATGCAAATAAAATAAAGGCCGCAAAGAAATTCCTACATTTTGCCGCAACCGACGAAGTATGGGCGCCTAAGCTTATAAACGCAACCGGCGGTTTTCCTGCAAGCTCTAAAATTCAGATAGAAACTGAGGATGCCGAAATACTGTATAATTCGGTGCTTCAACGGTTCTTTGGTCAGTATTACAATAATATTACCGGTTTCGGTCAGATGCGCGGATACTGGAATACGCTTTTAAAAGAAGTCGCCTCGGGGAATGATATTCAAGCTGCACTGAATCGCTTTGTGCAGAATTCCAACGCTGCGTTGAAAGAATAG
- a CDS encoding DUF1284 domain-containing protein, whose amino-acid sequence METLSLRPHHLLCTRAFKGNGYSPVFVENMQRVIDLLKNGCYITLVTGVDAICDPCPERVGNHCRSEVKVTGFDEAVLSQLGLERKTYAYTEIEEILTARLTESVYECICRGCEWKQTGICCYVDVKRSLFTK is encoded by the coding sequence ATGGAAACACTCAGTCTGCGTCCGCACCATCTGTTATGTACTCGTGCATTTAAAGGCAACGGCTATTCTCCTGTATTTGTCGAAAATATGCAGCGTGTTATCGATTTGTTAAAAAACGGCTGCTATATTACCTTAGTGACAGGCGTTGATGCCATTTGCGACCCATGTCCCGAAAGAGTCGGAAATCACTGCCGCTCGGAAGTAAAAGTAACGGGCTTTGATGAGGCTGTCCTATCGCAGCTTGGATTGGAAAGAAAAACCTATGCTTATACCGAAATAGAAGAGATACTTACAGCCCGATTAACCGAATCCGTATACGAGTGCATTTGCCGCGGCTGTGAATGGAAGCAAACCGGCATCTGCTGCTATGTCGATGTAAAACGCTCTTTATTCACAAAATAA